TTGCTAGGCATCTATGTAAAAGAAAGAAATTACTAACATAAATAGTATCAGTTTTTCAATGGAATATATTCGTAcaatcatttaattttgttttaatttagaatttttttgttgatcttgTTATTTAACACCCTATAATTCAAGTTTATaagatattaaattgaaaaaagaaattaataaactattcaTAAATCGAATGAGGTCACCGTTCTCATGGGAAAACGTGATACGGTCTTCGGTTAACCAGTTCTGAGCAGACTCTTTGGGAACGTAGGTacgttataaaaaaatatgtacaacaGTCGGTACAGGTGTAGATAGGTATTTTGCTGTTGTTTTCAAATACGTTAATACGTAGGTATGATGATAAATAGGCCAGCTGGTTTCAAGAAAGGAAACGGACCATCTGTCATTAGGTCTAGAAAGAATTCTTTATACAAacgtcgaaaaaaaaaacgtaaccTACATATGCGCGTACATAGGGGCGGATATGTATTCCacgcaaaaaaaattacactgaGCTGtgttaaattaattgaataaataatactaacctgcaaaaaaatatttctttgttctcAAGTCTATTTTAAGATTTTGCTGTTAATTATGTATGAAAAGCGAAAGAAAAAAACCCTTGCTTTTGGGGTAGTTATAGAAATACaactgattttaaaactttcaaaaataccCCTAAATTAGAATAAGGATTTTACGTTTAAATACATGGCATTAGAGTGGTAAATTCAGTCAGATAGCAGATAGATAGTGTGGTAGATTCGGACAAAAGAAATTCGGGATGCACTGTTTGCACATGAAAACTTGGCCAGTTTCTTGGGAGctctttaaaaataaagaaaactgaattaaatattataaaaatacttcaattgAGGGAGGGAATAtgaaatacgaggatggtcccagaagtacttggtccaacaaagaaaacactaacaatttttgaaaaaagtatttttttccaacgaAATCTCCACTTAGCTATACATCTTTTTcctagcgatgttcaataagtttttataataagaataagaaataaattcatGGTCACATTGCAAATCACAGAAATACTTTCCCCGGCAtatgtttattcaaatattttaaaagagcTTTTACAAGGGTTATTTGGAAAGTTTCCGAACTAACGCTGACGAAGACGTTATCGGAAATGTCATCCATATATTACGTCACACGTTACCAAAATGTGGCAATGTGTCTCAAGGGGCAGGGGGCCAAAAGTTTTGTGACGAACTACCATTAATGGCATTAATTAAATTCTATTGTCGTtgactttatgttgattttattagattcGTCACATCAGGAgagatgataataaaaatgtgacaacTTGTGACAAGGACGGGGTGAGGAGTTCAAAATTCCTAAAATTCGTGCGACGTAATTTATGAATGGCCCTtaaacgcctattttgaggttaactgtcTTTTGTAAGCGTTGAAAATGTAGCATCGCAGGATTAACTATATAGACAatagataaacaaaaatgattttagaaaaaaattatctctaTTCTGTGGTATTTCTGAAACTTTTAAGCCAACCCCCGTATTTATAgatgaaagaaaatagtttcGACATACGCAAGTGATTCTCTGAAAGCTCAAAGCTATTTTATTTCCTTAAACGGCAGATGCTAGCCCAAGTATTTCGTGAGAAAGTTCTTCAAGGTCATTTGGATGTCATTGTAACTGACCGGGTATTCAGCATCCGACGCGGACTGGCTCAACTGCACCattgttaaatatttctatGGTTCTacgttaattttatattttctaatttccattcgattaatatgaaaattaaatttggcaattcaaaatattaattagtattGTATCTCAAGagacatatattttatatatacctgtttgttttttaattattgttttagaGGTTTTTATACATGACATCATAATCCGTAGAAATTGGcgttgatatattttcaaatacgtgCCAACTTTCTGTACACAATATCTAATGTTCATTTTGAAAtgagtaatttattatttgtggactagtattttgaattcaaacgaACTCATTCATTAAATTGTATGTGgaaacattttaattgaaacaatttgaatattgcgAAACGGAGAAATTAATATCGTTATTCACCTTAACACGAGtcacaaaaaaattgacattaaaGCGTAAAACTTCCATATTTAATGacgaaaaaatatacaaggtgtgtttaaacaaattgaaaaaaaaaaagattggaCAAATTTATCGTGGAAAAAAGAATTCAACGTTGCACGAAACTCATTATAACTGTGCTTGACGGAGCCACTGGGAGTGTTTATGATACAAGGTGTTTCAAAAGAAAGTTAACAACTTTAAGAAGAGTTagtttaatgaatttatttcatgaaCATAACATCGTCCAAATGTGAAGCGTGCGCTAATGGCATTTAATCGAGCACTTAAACTTAAGATTTGACATAACACCACAGAAAAAAGTCCATAGGTTTTAAAGCAGGACCGCGTGGAAACTAATTTATGTAGCCTTTGCTGGAGAACAATTTGTAAGGGAATGGTGGCACCATGTTCTTTGGTTACAACCATTGAAGTTCCGCAGTTCAGACACGAAGAAGTCGTCTAAGATGTGCGCATAACACTGTAACTGGGCGTTCCCCTCAACTTCGAAAAAGGAAGGGCCTATAATTCCTTGCGCTAACATCGCAGCTCATACCGCTACTAAAGGCGGATGTAGATGTTCCAGATGCTTGTGTTTTGGATTGGTTGCACTCCAGTAGCGGCAATTTGAATTGTTGACGATGAAAACGAGCTACATCCGGAAACAAGATTCGTTTGAAAGCGCTCAATTACCTGGTTTACGAAGTCAATCCTTTGACCAGCATCCTGGGGCTTCAATTTTCGCACCAATCGAACTTTGTGTAAAATGCCAAATAATTATGAACCATGTACGTTTAAAGTAATAGCACGCTTCCAAATAGACAAGTCAGGCTCGTCACGATCAGACTGCGTAACACTACGTTTCTGGTCATTCAAAAAAGCTTTGGAAGCCCGGATTTTAGCCATTTTCTATAAGACTCACGCAGGGTCTACTCCCCAGAAGCTACAAAATTCCCAACAGCCAGGCTACCGATTGATATATCTCCCGTGTCCCTCCGATCACGAAATAACCAATACTAAGGTACATTttcttttgagacaccttgtattTGACGtgaaaaagttagtttttaTACTTATAAGAACTAttgctttatattttttaaaatctgtgGTTTTAACATTTGAAGATAAAACCATTCAAATAAATTGACTTTTCCACCAAAATAACTTCATAATGACCCAATGAAAacatttcacttatttttttgaatacggCTCGGTGTTTAGTAACATCCTACAGTCTAAGGcattaaaatttcttattttcagCTCTGTTATTTCCGAAATTATTCTAGTAACTGTTAAACTCTCATTTGATAAAACGTATTGTTAAGACAGTACACGCCGACAACAGCGTCATTTGATCCGTTACAGAATTTTATCATTTGATtcaattataatgaatatttcgtAGTTATGTCGTTATAATATAGGTATACACAgattgacatatttttaattccatGAGGTCTACGCAtgcaaatttataatataacgatgacgaaatataaaaataccgAAATTGACACACAACGGTAAAACAAGAAGGGGGCCAAGCATTTcatagtagtagtagtagtagaagcaggtaaaaaatattatgatatggGACAAAACGACTTGCTTGACCAGTTGGACGCGGCGTTGCCAATTGTAATACCTACGTTTGATATCTCATATTGAGAAAATGCtactattcaattattttctataattttcttaaGAGTTGAAATATGCAATTTTTGGAAGGAATAGAATTATATCGATCTGACAAATATTAGTAAAAACGAAAACCCCAGCCCGAAATTAATCCCtaaaagaaagaaagaagaaaattttagtGACAATACTTTCGAACAAAAATAAAGCTCATTATaagctctacaaaaaaaagtcggtaattatacactttcacggtcacctggttttttggctctagaaaatcgaaaaatggatggattttaatgatcttggtctcaaaatgttccattttacggcggatttataaaaaaaatgcgaaaattaaaaaaaataaatattttttacagtttcatgattttaaatgcaaaaaaatgactttcccCATATAAATCCTttgtaactgtttctgacgtggtggaatcaagttcgtatattttttttcgcaatttacataaaaaaaatgaatattttgaaaaaaaaaacattttgagaccaaaattataaaatttatctatttttaatggtccaaaaactattaacattgaagaatatagtacgaaactattcacgaaaattgattgtttttcatcgatttcattttaagctataaaaactgaaaaaatcattctttttagacttttttttaaattgtttattaatttatgtagaatacaaaaaaatataagaactttatctgataattagataattttttgtaaaggattattttgcaaaaccgttttttttacgatttaaaacagtaaaacaatgagaaattttcattccagctatttctaataatttttttttataaatccgccgtaaaatggaacgttttgagaccaagatcattaaaatcaatcaatttttcgattttctagagccaaaaaaccaggtgaccgtgaaagtgtataattactaAAAAGTCCGATACACTTTTTACATATACATATTCATTTGGCTTTTATAATCCTAATGGGTACAAAGTGGTAGCCAGGTCATTAAATTTTACTCCTACcgaaatattttgtatcataACAGCCAAAAGAATAGATTCACGtaaaaaacttactttttgTATAACTTTTCATGAACTTCATTTGTTGTTTGAATcgtttttctatattaatattttgttattgaacaaaacaaaaaatagaaaaaagtagaaaaactcTTCTTGTATACTTTTATGAgaagaacaaaattttattgagagTAAACTCGTATAatacttatttcaattaaaaaatatgtattcttatatatatttccTAATCACAGACTTTCTTAATAGAAGACCTGGCAATACCGCACGTGAAAGCCTTTTTTTATAACGCTAATACTTTGACGTAGTTTATTATACACGGACAGGTACTTACAACTGATAAAAGAACCGGTCAAGCGACCAGTTTCAAAACCGGTTCCATTTTAAACTCCTGTCCGACTATTTGGCATGACTGACTTTTACGTCACGTACAGGACCGAACTGATTGCCATCCAGGGCGGGATTCAGTTGATTATTGCATTAAAATTGTAaaggtgaaaaatattttaagaataatcatttaataaaaaatgtatgatagtaatttttattattgccTGGAAACAagatatgtttatttttatatctgcTATCAGTTTATTGGGTTTGTTCAAGTGATTTGGAATTAAATATGtcagtataaaaattacgtatTGTGAGGGGGAGTCAACGAACTGATAATTCTTGAATTGTTTTCTCAATAACTTatgataatatgaaataaaaaaaaaaaacgaaaagtcAGTTTAATTCACGATAATTCTTAATACACAGTGATAGAAATGTGAGTATGATGAGAGCTTTCAGgaagaattaattgaaaatatttgtaccaattattatattgatatgaATGAAAGCGTTATAATTTATATGTAAACTTCCACTTCAAGTTGTCTCTGTAGCCATTGACCATCGATTCACctttaaataaagttttgaaaCTGTTATCTTAACCATTTGGTTAGGCAGCACACAATGCAGTCACGTAATACATTAAAATGTACctcatattataataattatttaattttcaaaaacgtATTCATAATTATgtgttaatataaaaaatttctcacaaTAAAGATCAACTTTAAGAAACTAGCAGTTTACTTACAATTAGTAAACGATTGTTTAGAATATGACGCCTACTGACGGTCAtcttagaaatataaatttattcttgGCGGTTTTATTCTCGACtttaatttaatacaaaattcgTTATTGTTTTAGCAGTTTTCTAGATATATTACTTCGTACTGTATGAGAAATagggaaaataaaatataatttaaaaacatataacCCAGACAAGAAAAGTGACGTTATATAAACAGCTGTCTGGAGACAGTATAGGCTTCAGGACATTActctctaaaatatttataaaattaaaatattgagtaaattaaaatgatttattcgATAATGATGTTTACGTTCATTTTTAAATACACTAGAGCATATCAATGATATAACGTTTTCTCGTTGCAGGTCAATCTTTTTGTTGCTTACGTAAATTTTTTCTCGATATCCAAGTCGATTCAGTGAAAGCTTTCGAATAACAACGTTATGTTTCCATGTATTATGTAATTGGAGCTAGTTAATTATTTGCAACATTCTTCAAAAGTTCGACGAACTCACGACGTTCGGTTAATTTCAGTTTAactggattttttttttcattgataacaAATTTTGTACGATTAACGGTGGTTTTCTTTTCGAAGTAACGGCATTAACGTAGCGAACTAGGTAGAGTCTGAGATGTGATGATGATGATAGTTAATCTTGGTTTTACCGTTCGGAAGAGAAAGCTAATGAATACAAATATACGATTTAAAGAAAATGGTTGATTTTTGacaagataaaattatttattgatatttttaatgtgtTCTCGATTAATTTTAATAGTCTATTTCATTAATAAGTAGATTaagttgaaataattgataacgTGTATTATCTTTAAAGGAATTTAAGCAACGGTTTGAtgagagtttttttttaaatattttatatacttatGTACAGATATTTTCAAAGCATTTacatttgttttataaaatacatttattttatgattttcagtgtatttctataaatattatcattcaaGGACGACTTGACGAATGACtttaatgagaaataatttgtaattcaTCCACTGAATATCAGGGTAAAATATTGAAGGGTTATGTCAATAGAATAATTTTAACGATGatgaattattatgaatatacactaccggtcaaaagtatTTGCCTACCCTATAGTTAACGggatacacaacaaataaaaacattattttaaagaatttggttccattcatatttctgaatatttcaaaGATGTGAAATGGAAGTGGGAACTTTCTGAATTGAAAAGTATCGAAAAGTTCTGATCAAAAAACAGTGATGAGATTTAAATATCTAGTTAGTAACCCCAATAGGAAATTAAAGAATCAGCGAATGAAAGATTGTTATGACAGAAAGAAAATTGAGTTATCATTtacagaaaatatgtttttggcATATTTGACACTAGATATAGAGTATCGATTCTATGAACTTCGTAAAGGGTGGTTTATAAAGGTTGAAATCGTATAATATGGACCTTGTCAATAGCTTTCGGATCggattaatatgaaaaaacctTTTTATGGAAAATGCCTTCGTTAAGGGTGGTTTTTAACGATTGAAATATTCGTAAAATGGAAATTGTTGATGGCTGTCATAACCCATAATGTGAAATCACATTCAGTCTGTACTTTGGGAtcagaatataaaataaacattttttttagaaaattaattcgTTAAGGGTGGTTTATAAGGGTTAAAATGTTCTTAAAATGATGGATCTCATAACCTACAATGTGAAATCGCGTTTATTCCATACTTTTGGATTTGATTAAtagaaaacaacatttttttggattttgtttCCTTAAGGGTGGCTTTCAAGGGTTGAAATGTACTTAAAAAGAGAGTTTCACTTATTAAGATAAGACACAAtccaaaaatacatttattttaccCTTTTAGATGggattaatgtaaaaaaaaaacaatttttctaaattttcttcgTTAAGAAtggtttttaagggttgaaacGTTGTGAAAAGGGAATTTGTAATAGCTATGGTAACATACAAcctaaaaacaattaattttactATTTAAGATTAGattaatgtgaaaaaaatattactggaaatatttctttgttaaGGGTGGGTCATAAGATTAAAATGTtcttaaaattcataaaattaatagctagcacataaaaaatataaaatcacatTTATTTTACACTTATTCTATACTTTGAcggattaaaataaaaaaataattttttggaaagattTCATTGTTAAGGCAGGCTTATAGGGGTTAAAACGTTCTAGAAATGAAAGTTGTTTTTGGCTATTATAACCCGTTATGTGAAACCACATTTATTTCACACTCCTGGACgggaaaatatggaaataactattttttttaaaacttttttaattagaCATGGTTCTAAAGGCTGAAACGTTTTAAGAATAGTGGTTTGTTACGGCTATCAaaattatcacatattttttttacactTTCACATTCGATTAATGAGAAAAcgcattttttctgaaaaactcTTTCGTTAGTGATGGTTTATAATGGTGGAATTGtaaaatatagtattttcaACTTTAGGGGCAATTTCCACAAATCTTTAAATAACAATATCTATAAGGTGATATGAATTTAACACCAAATTTCCATATAAATCggtacatttagaaaaaattgagattatgGTGTATTATTTTCCTCAGTTACTAGattgaaattcatattttataaataattttaaaaaaaaataattgttaacaaaatcatatttcagttaatattaaaaatctattcaCGAAATAGTCGACCGATAGTATGCAAACCAAAGTGTCGTGACGTCACGATACTCTAGACATGAAACGATGACGTATGCCATCAACGTTTAGTCATCATGCTTCGTTTTACACACAACATGTTCTCGCGTTCTATCgtctaatattttaatattcgaATATTTGTACACATCCGGTAGTATGGcggtaataaacaaaataagatATACATTATTcacgataaaaataaatgttatgtACACAATAGAGAAAGATAGAATCGTCTACAGCAACGAGGCCCACGGAGACGGAGACATTCGTGTTTTGAAATTCTTTAttaagataattatttatattatttgtttatacgtGGGGGTTTCGAAATACGTACAAATCAATTCCAAtacttccattttgtttttcaagttTCATGTTAGTATTATAAACAGTTacatatacaaggtgtctcGAAATCGACGATGGGATTGAAATTATattgttaaaatgaaaaatttgatttcttaacatacttttatgaaaatataggTGGGTAAGCTAAAATAccataaaattgatatatttatttgaaaaatagtcctcgaattgttgattttaatattgTTCTCAAACTTCAACTATAATGTAGTGCACATAATTGTGTAGCAATAACGAATACACCTTGTATAAAAGTATGGAATAAAACTACATCTACgtattactacaaatataaaattatgtaactATTTAAAATACCTGGTAGagtatttaagaaaattttcataccACTAGGTTTGAATGCGGTCCCGGCGTCAAAGGAAGCGGTCCTGATGGGatgtttttcttgtttaaacGTTCTCTCCGTAGATATAACGAACGATTGTCCTAAGGAAACTGCAGGTAATGAATCTCCCCTTGTTAAAGGGGGTCGTACAGCGTTACTGTGTTCTTCAACGGACATCATTCTTTTAGCGCCGCTGATATCGCCGTTAGAATGATGGTGTCCGTGATGTTCGTCGTCTTCCGTGGTCGATAATCCTCTTTTGATACCCTGTTGGGGTAGAGCGCCAGGCCTACCATTACTAGAATGGTGATGGGTTTGTAATTGATGGTGAGGTGCTAAATGTGCCGCCGTTGGTAAACGAACGGTGGTGCGGGCTACGTGTTCGTGCTCGGATGTCGCTTCTAATTGAGTTCTACCTCTAGGAGGCGGCGGAGGTTGTTGTTGTTGAGCGGCTTGATATTCTGCCAACATATTCGTTCTAGAATGATGGATTCCGTACGCGGGCGTATGATGGGGAGCGTTCTGTTGTCTACTAGACGACGCTACTACTTCGCCATTCTGGTGATCGTGGGCGGTAGTACCCCGATGTGTTTTAGTATTATGTCCAGATCTTTGTTCTTGAAAACCGTGAGCTCGTTTCATTTGTCGGGCAGTTTCTAAAACTATTTCTATCCTATCGGCGCCCTCATAATTAACGCAACCTCTACATACCGCTTCCGAAAAATCGTGAACCATCGCCCATGGCATCCTGGGAAGGTCACAAAGATAGCACTGCTGCCTCTTGGCTTGTTGTATTTGCATCACCGACATCTTCaccattaaatatttatttcgcaCTATTTAATTAAAGGTAATCGTCACTGGGTTACGCGTTTTTTGTACCACTACGCCATAGCGGAACTTACAAACgacataaataaatacaaaaccaACTCCACCAAGCGCTATGTCTAACTGAATTCTCGCGTTATGCACTGGCCCTATCTTACGAGCGGTTAATGGAGAGGGGCGAGAGCGGCGGCGAGGGGTTACGGGGTCTGGTTTAGTAATCGTTATACCCATGACGTCACGTCGTAAGGAAGACCAATGGCAGTGTGCACTACGTCACCGTTTGCGCGCGCTGCAGCGGACGATACCCAGCTTTTTACAGACCCAGAggagtaaaataattaaatgaatacTTTTAAATCCTGTTCTACGGACGTAGAGTTtagttttgttttgtatttgtGATAAACAACGTGGAATTTATAGTGGATgctaataaatttcttcaacttgTCATTTCTTAagctaatatttattataaacaatttttcacgtTATTATAGGCGTTTAtaaaaattccttatttgtCAACTATAACAATATACAGGAAATGTCGTGaagaaacaaaagtttaaaggaaaatatgtaaaattaaagaaaaatacacAGATAATGAACGAAAGgcacagcgttggtttaatcgtttgTATAGTGGAGAATTGATGCTTGAGGTGCAGTAGAAAAATACCCTGGTACCAGCACTCGCCGATTAACTCCCCTTTAGACCCTCCAATGATACTATAAAGTgctatttgaaattattaggGGAGATTGCAAAAGTTGACGAATGTGCAACGCAAATTAACCAAGCTTCAAACGTGATGTCGAATAGAGATCCCTCCTTGTTCTTGTCCTGGCAAACGCCGATTTGAGAGGAAAGTCTTGTTGTGCGgcatattattatttatttgcagtgcgacaattttttgcatctacaACCAAAGATTGGTTTTACCAAGGTCTTAAAAGAGAAAGGGAGAGAGCTAGCAGCCGTGGAGGGTATAGGGATAGATATTCTTTGAAAGAAGGGAAGTCTGGTGGTAATCAAGGGGGAAAGAAGAGCGTTTTTTCTGATGAAAATTGGAATTCTTAGTGGAACttgatttttgtcaaaaattgttttctgcAAGCCTTATTTTGACAACAATTGAGTTTTCTGAACCAAATtctcatgaaaatttgaatttcgttaAAAGTTCACTTTTTCAATTCCAACTTGGTTAAAAATTTCTAAGATCAAgttgaattttatcaaaatttgaactcTATATaccaaattttgacattttttgagATAAGCATTTTTCTACTAGatatttattcatgaaaatgcGACATGTACGTTCTGTTATTGGATATACGAGTACGAATAAAGTATAACGTTGGTATTAGCGCGATTAGTTTCGCTTTTGTGAACGCATTTCTCGGTGGAATGGATTAGAATCGTTGTGACTTCACTAGATAATAGATTGTTCTATTGATGAGcaactaattttcaatttttttatttattatttcatgttTCAAAGTTCGGCGTattgttttctatatttttttatgtacattatAATAATCGCGTATACACGTGTCTGTACTTTTAATCTACGgtcaaaattttgtaatcactgtttaatattaatatccgACATTAATACAGGGTGTCTAAAAATTCGATTGAAAGAGACGCAGATGTATATTCAACATTAATATGGGctgaaattcgattttttttcaaaatttctgtgttttctcatacatttgctttattttactaaaaaattgactttatgaagttttataaaatgtaatattatattttctgaatttattttgtcaaatatttacttttctcAGCTTAATTGTGTTGATAATCttactttttaaaattgtttttatctaaatttgaattttctaacCTCACTTCGATTAACAATTCATTGATACCGTGAAACACCAAGTTctatttagtcaaaaatttgcTCTTATTATCAAATATCAACATGTGCGAagttaattttgtaataatttggCTTTTGCGCGTGAAATTTTGTCAATCTTCGATTTTTCTGGGCTGTTTGgttaaaaatttgctttttggTGTAAACTTTCACTTTTTC
The window above is part of the Diorhabda sublineata isolate icDioSubl1.1 chromosome 3, icDioSubl1.1, whole genome shotgun sequence genome. Proteins encoded here:
- the LOC130442024 gene encoding interferon regulatory factor 2-binding protein-like B isoform X1, coding for MVKMSVMQIQQAKRQQCYLCDLPRMPWAMVHDFSEAVCRGCVNYEGADRIEIVLETARQMKRAHGFQEQRSGHNTKTHRGTTAHDHQNGEVVASSSRQQNAPHHTPAYGIHHSRTNMLAEYQAAQQQQPPPPPRGRTQLEATSEHEHVARTTVRLPTAAHLAPHHQLQTHHHSSNGRPGALPQQGIKRGLSTTEDDEHHGHHHSNGDISGAKRMMSVEEHSNAVRPPLTRGDSLPAVSLGQSFVISTERTFKQEKHPIRTASFDAGTAFKPSGMKIFLNTLPAPVSVASANGTSSSSPLSNRTGSPPEANMAGATPQTQPTTGSGQSPMAALISVADNLPPGSPRSTGGSPPTNVAPRSASRGSQHSPNSTAGSSSGRRSSGSRHVSSTTVTSTEAGTMSTGGNESLTNNGENVAAATPTATATLKCTLCQERLEDTHFVQCPSVPHHKFCFPCSRESIKRQGAGSEVYCPSGEKCPLANSNVPWAFMQGEIATILGEDYKVKKERES
- the LOC130442024 gene encoding interferon regulatory factor 2-binding protein-like B isoform X2: MVKMSVMQIQQAKRQQCYLCDLPRMPWAMVHDFSEAVCRGCVNYEGADRIEIVLETARQMKRAHGFQEQRSGHNTKTHRGTTAHDHQNGEVVASSSRQQNAPHHTPAYGIHHSRTNMLAEYQAAQQQQPPPPPRGRTQLEATSEHEHVARTTVRLPTAAHLAPHHQLQTHHHSSNGRPGALPQQGIKRGLSTTEDDEHHGHHHSNGDISGAKRMMSVEEHSNAVRPPLTRGDSLPAVSLGQSFVISTERTFKQEKHPIRTASFDAGTAFKPSAPVSVASANGTSSSSPLSNRTGSPPEANMAGATPQTQPTTGSGQSPMAALISVADNLPPGSPRSTGGSPPTNVAPRSASRGSQHSPNSTAGSSSGRRSSGSRHVSSTTVTSTEAGTMSTGGNESLTNNGENVAAATPTATATLKCTLCQERLEDTHFVQCPSVPHHKFCFPCSRESIKRQGAGSEVYCPSGEKCPLANSNVPWAFMQGEIATILGEDYKVKKERES